Proteins encoded within one genomic window of Macaca fascicularis isolate 582-1 chromosome 16, T2T-MFA8v1.1:
- the LOC102133354 gene encoding leucine-rich repeat-containing protein 37A3-like isoform X11: MTPIIGRSWKTTTRTPVTTRKAASGAVVPTAALQMSALPQESTENLVPFLDTDSAEELPLGPEQFSAAHQDLNDKLTPEERLPEVVPLLDGDQNQTLVQLPRLKSKVPTADLDRAAGHQADEILVPLDSKISKPTTFIVSPKNLKKDLAERWSLAEIVGIPHRLSKPQREKQTLQDEYSSMDTLYPGSLPPELRVNSDEPPGPPERVGLSQFHLEPETQNPETLEHIQSSLLQQEAPGQLPQLPEEEEPSSTQQEAPALPPASSMESLTLPNREVTVQPPGEDQAHYNLPSITVKPADVEVPMTPEAENETESSEVQQESPGQPPEEVEPSATQQEPPTEPPGPPMELELSPSEQEQPAQPSESSGEVESSPAQQETPAQPPEEMEPSAIQEEALTELPGPPIEAELSPSEQEQPAQPSESSGEVESSPAQQEAPAQPSEHHEVTVSPPGHHQTQHSDFPNVSVKPPDTQLTIATEPSAEVGTSPVLQEATAQLSGPGNDVEPPTIQHGGPPLPPESLEEAGPSAIQQTSVQSPEPVNNENPSPTQQEAAAEHPQTAEEGESSLTQQEAPAQTPELPNVVVAQPPEHHEVAISPLSHDQVQLPTLHHVTVNPVDHVVTMTPDFINQVAMLTQQGAPAQPVMSPEQFQHLKDQQDIITQQLNRPENYELPPVHKEPTTQPPTQLSSNFESSLNDEAIGSPLYMSHLDVDTGLTRPTAVTMRVQPSPVQQDNPPVPTEQADFSLAQPDLPSPLLHPPEKTESPVQQEATAQIPDSPKEAEPSPVQQEFPAEPPKPPKEVDPSATHQEASGPPLKSTEEISPPLQQEIPVQPSEPPEMVELSPVLQQAPTQLLERPKEVESSPVQQAVPAQSSDPPMVIEPSLTQQMAPSLSPEFPQEVEPSLTQQEVPAQIPEPPVEAEPSLTQQEATVQAPEPPKEVEPSRQQMVPVQLPEPSKEVAAQPLAHDEVTGPTPGQDQAQHSTLPSVTVQSLDLGLTIVPEPTMEVEYSTPLKKTIVPAKHLKVTLPHPDQVQTQHSHLTQATVQPLDLGFTITPESTTEVELSPTVQETPTQPPKKVVPQLLVYQEVTIPTPGQDEAQHPMSSSVTVQPLDLRFTITPQPTTEVGHSTPLKKTLVPPKHPKVTLPHPDQVQTQHSHLTQATVQPLDLGLTSTPEPSTEVEPSTALTTTAPPPEHPEVTLPPSDKGQAQHSYLTQATVQSLDLGFIITLEPTKEVELSTALTTTAPPPEHPEVTLPPSDKGQAQHSHLTQVTVQPLALELTITTEPTTEVKPSPTTEETSTQPPDPGLAVTPEPTTETGHSAALETTTAPRPDQVQTLHRKLTEVRDPHTELEPTQDSLVQPESHAQNKALTASEEQKASTTTNICELCTCGDKTLSCIDLSPKQRLRQVPVPEPNTYNGTFTILNFQGNYISYIDGNVWKAYSWTEKLILNENYLTELHKDSFEDLLSLQYLDLSCNKIQSIERRTFEPLPFLQFINLGCNLLTELSFGTFQAWHGMQFLHKLILNRNPLTAVEDPYLFELPALKYLDMGTTQVPLATLKNILTMTVELEKLILPSHMACCLCQFKNSIEAVCKTVKLHCNSACLTNTIHCRGGQKSIGNLLLQMRKNKIRAEELSVGNPEGAFMKVLQARKKHTSTELTIEPEVPSDRSGINFSGFGSEQLDTNDENEVISALSYILPYFSAGNLDAESILLPFTKLLFANVQDRDRPLSILKNNTNSPSLQPASNNSTYENKLRKLYLLEKTLNAEKQEKINEVKRDEKTAMLMQSSLLGNKFKRQLFEKKLETVQPQENSLAKIQSVGNNLQRVNRVLTGPRSIQKRHFKEVGKQSTRREEGAQAFVESAAQEKRLGSPVSRELEQPHTEQGREKLAGNTVYTKPSFTQERKAAVSSVLKPFSMGEPSASTPAKALPEVRDRSKDLTHAIFILENAKARVKTMKAAKPSRKKHRFHKTGSRVAHRTPKAKMIRKLRKEGYLDRLMLANRPLLSAAKSLINSQGAFSSLGDLSLQQNPFLEVFAPSERFIENTNVKDTAARNAFEENVFMENTTMPEGTISENTTYNPPPEADSAGTAFNLGPTGKQTETKWEYNNVGTDLSPEPKSFNYPLLSSPGDQFEIQLTEQLRSLIPSEDVRRFISHVIWTLKTDCSDTHVQLTCAKLISRTGLLMKLLSEQQEVKASKAEWDTEQWKTENYINESMEAQSEQKEQRLSELTKEVPGYGYNNKLILAICVTVTLIILITIFCLIEIHSKKRRASKEDNLSPS; this comes from the exons ATGTCAGCCCTGCCCCAGGAATCGACTGAAAATTTGGTTCCATTCCTGGACACGGATTCAGCTGAAGAGCTGCCCCTGGGGCCAGAGCAGTTCTCCGCTGCACACCAGGATTTAAATGACAAGCTGACTCCGGAAGAAAGGCTCCCAGAGGTGGTCCCACTGCTGGACGGGGATCAGAATCAGACCCTAGTTCAGCTTCCTCGTCTCAAAAGTAAGGTTCCAACTGCAGATCTAGATCGGGCTGCAGGTCATCAGGCAGATGAAATACTTGTTCCGCTAGACAGTAAGATTTCAAAACCAACCACATTTATTGTTTCGCCCAAGAACCTGAAGAAAGATCTAGCTGAGCGTTGGAGCCTTGCTGAGATTGTTGGAATTCCACACCGATTATCCAAACCTCAGCGTGAGAAACAGACTTTGCAGGATGAATATTCGAGTATGGACACACTGTATCCCGGCAGCCTGCCTCCAGAACTCCGGGTGAACTCAGATGAGCCTCCAGGGCCCCCTGAGCGAGTTGGACTTTCTCAATTCCATCTAGAGCCGGAAACTCAAAATCCAGAGACCCTTGAACACATCCAATCCTCTTTACTCCAGCAAGAAGCCCCAGGGCAGCTTCCACAGCTCCCTGAGGAGGAAGAACCTTCTTCCACCCAGCAGGaggccccagctctgcctccagcATCCTCTATGGAGAGTCTAACTCTACCGAATCGTGAGGTGACAGTTCAGCCTCCAGGTGAGGATCAAGCTCATTATAACTTGCCTAGCATTACAGTTAAACCCGCAGATGTGGAGGTTCCCATGACTCCAGAGGCTGAAAATGAGACAGAATCTTCCGAAGTCCAGCAGGAGTCCCCAGGTCAGCCTCCAGAGGAGGTGGAACCTTCTGCAACCCAACAGGAGCCCCCAACTGAGCCTCCAGGTCCTCCTATGGAGCTTGAACTTTCCCCTAGTGAGCAGGAGCAGCCAGCTCAGCCTTCGGAGTCTTCTGGGGAGGTTGAATCTTCTCCAGCCCAGCAGGAGaccccagctcagcctccagaagAGATGGAGCCATCTGCAATCCAAGAGGAGGCCCTAACTGAGCTTCCAGGTCCTCCTATAGAGGCTGAACTTTCCCCCAGTGAGCAGGAGCAGccagctcagccttctgagtctTCTGGGGAGGTGGAGTCTTCTCCAGCCCAGCAGGAGGCCCCAGCTCAGCCCTCAGAACATCATGAAGTCACAGTTTCACCTCCTGGTCACCATCAAACTCAGCATTCAGATTTTCCCAATGTCTCTGTTAAGCCTCCAGACACGCAGCTCACCATAGCAACAGAGCCTAGTGCAGAGGTGGGAACTTCTCCAGTCCTCCAGGAGGCTACAGCTCAGCTCTCAGGGCCAGGTAATGATGTAGAACCTCCCACCATCCAGCACGGgggcccacctctgcctccagagtcaCTGGAAGAGGCTGGACCTTCAGCAATTCAACAGACTTCAGTTCAATCTCCGGAACCTGTTAATAATGAGAACCCCTCTCCAACCCAGCAGGAGGCTGCAGCTGAGCATCCACAGACCGCTGAGGAGGGTGAGTCTTCTCTAACCCAGCAGGAGGCCCCAGCTCAGACTCCAGAGCTCCCTAATGTAGTTGTAGCTCAACCTCCAGAGCATCATGAGGTAGCAATTTCCCCTCTAAGTCATGATCAAGTTCAGCTTCCAACATTGCACCATGTCACTGTTAATCCTGTGGATCACGTGGTTACCATGACTCCAGATTTCATTAATCAGGTTGCAATGTTAACCCAACAGGGGGCCCCAGCTCAACCCGTAATGTCCCCTGAGCAGTTTCAACATTTGAAAGACCAGCAAGACATTATAACTCAGCAGCTAAATAGACCTGAAAATTATGAACTTCCTCCAGTCCATAAAGAGCCCACAACTCAGCCTCCAACTCAGCTCTCGTCAAACTTTGAAAGTTCACTGAATGATGAAGCAATAGGTTCACCTCTATATATGTCACATCTAGATGTAGATACGGGGCTTACCAGACCTACAGCAGTCACTATGCGGGTACAACCTTCTCCAGTCCAGCAGGACAATCCTCCTGTTCCCACTGAGCAGGCTGACTTTTCTCTAGCCCAGCCTGACCTCCCTTCCCCACTTCTGCATCCTCCTGAAAAGACTGAATCTCCAGTCCAGCAAGAGGCCACAGCTCAGATTCCAGATTCCCCTAAGGAGGCAGAACCTTCTCCAGTCCAGCAAGAGTTCCCAGCTGAGCCACCAAAGCCCCCTAAGGAGGTTGACCCATCTGCAACCCATCAGGAAGCCTCAGGTCCTCCTCTGAAGTCCACTGAAGAGATCAGTCCTCCACTGCAGCAGGAGATACCAGTTCAGCCATCAGAGCCACCTGAGATGGTCGAGCTATCTCCAGTCCTACAGCAGGCCCCAACTCAACTTTTAGAGCGACCTAAAGAGGTAGAATCCTCTCCAGTACAGCAGGCAGTCCCTGCTCAGTCTTCAGACCCCCCTATGGTGATAGAACCCTCTCTGACCCAGCAGATGGCCCCGTCTTTATCTCCAGAGTTCCCTCAGGAGGTGGAACCATCTCTAACTCAGCAGGAGGTTCCAGCTCAGATTCCAGAGCCCCCTGTGGAGGCAGAACCTTCTCTGACCCAGCAGGAGGCCACAGTTCAGGCTCCAGAGCCCCCTAAGGAGGTAGAACCTTCAAGACAGCAAATGGTCCCAGTGCAGCTTCCAGAGCCGTCTAAGGAGGTTGCAGCTCAACCTCTAGCTCATGATGAGGTGACAGGCCCAACACCAGGTCAGGATCAAGCTCAGCATTCAACATTGCCCAGTGTCACAGTTCAGTCTTTGGACCTGGGACTTACCATTGTTCCAGAACCCACTATGGAGGTTGAATATTCTACACCCCTGAAGAAGACTATAGTTCCTGCAAAGCACCTTAAGGTGACACTTCCACATCCAGACCAGGTTCAGACTCAGCATTCACACCTGACTCAAGCCACAGTTCAACCTTTGGACCTAGGGTTTACCATCACTCCAGAATCCACGACAGAGGTTGAACTTTCTCCAACCGTGCAGGAGaccccaactcagcctcctaagaaagTTGTACCCCAACTTCTAGTATATCAAGAGGTTACAATTCCAACACCAGGTCAGGATGAAGCTCAGCATCCAATGTCATCCAGCGTCACAGTTCAACCTTTGGACCTGAGATTTACCATCACTCCACAACCCACTACGGAGGTTGGACATTCTACACCCCTGAAGAAGACTCTAGTTCCTCCAAAGCACCCTAAGGTGACACTTCCACATCCAGACCAGGTTCAGACTCAGCATTCACACCTGACTCAAGCCACAGTTCAACCTTTGGACCTGGGGCTTACCAGCACTCCAGAGCCCAGTACGGAGGTTGAACCTTCTACAGCCCTGACAACTACAGCTCCTCCTCCAGAACACCCTGAGGTGACACTTCCACCTTCAGACAAGGGTCAGGCTCAGCATTCATACCTGACTCAAGCCACAGTTCAATCTTTGGATCTGGGGTTTATCATCACTCTGGAACCCACTAAAGAGGTTGAACTTTCTACAGCCCTGACGACTACAGCTCCTCCTCCAGAACACCCTGAGGTGACACTTCCACCTTCAGACAAGGGTCAGGCTCAGCATTCACACCTGACTCAAGTCACAGTTCAACCTCTAGCCCTGGAGCTTACCATAACTACAGAACCTACTACAGAGGTTAAACCATCTCCAACCACAGAGGAGACCTCAACTCAGCCTCCAGACCCGGGGCTTGCTGTAACTCCAGAGCCCACTACAGAGACTGGACATTCTGCAGCCCTGGAGACGACTACAGCTCCTCGTCCAGACCAGGTTCAGACTCTGCATCGAAAACTGACTGAAGTCAGAGATCCACATACTGAACTAGAACCTACTCAGGACTCACTGGTGCAGCCTGAAAGTCACGCCCAAAATAAGGCTTTAACTGCATCAGAGGAACAGAAGGCCTCCACAACCACCAACATATGTGAACTCTGTACCTGTGGAGATAAGACGCTGTCGTGTATTGATCTCAGCCCAAAGCAGAGGCTCCGCCAAGTGCCTGTGCCAGAGCCCAACACCTACAATGGCACCTTCACCATCTT aaatttCCAAGGAAACTATATTTCATACATTGATGGAAATGTATGGAAAGCATACAGTTGGACCGAGAAACT aattctgaatgaaaattatttgacTGAATTACATAAAGATTCATTTGAAGACCTGCTATCCCTCCAGTATTT agaTTTATCCTGCAATAAAATACAGTCTATTGAAAGACGTACATTTGAACCACTACCATTTTTGCAGTTTAT aaatcttGGTTGCAATTTACTCACAGAACTGAGCTTTGGAACATTTCAGGCCTGGCACGGAATGCAGTTTTTACACAAGTT AATTCTCAATCGCAATCCTCTGACAGCTGTTGAAGATCCATATCTCTTTGAACTGCCggcattaaaatattt AGACATGGGAACAACGCAAGTTCCACTTGCAACACTTAAGAACATTCTCACGATGACTGTTGAATTGGAAAAAct GATCTTACCTAGCCATATGGCCTGCTGCCTCTGCCAATTTAAAAACAGCATTGAGGCTGTGTGCAAGACAGTCAAGCTGCATTGCAACAGTGCATGTCTGACAAACACCATACATTGTC GAGGTGGGCAGAAAAGCATTGGTaatctccttttacagatgaggaaaaacaaGATCAGAG CTGAAGAACTGTCTGTAGGGAATCCAGAAGGAGCGTTCATGAAGGTGTTACAAGCCCGGAAGAAGCACACGAGCACTGAGCTGACTATTGAGCCGGAGGTGCCCTCAGACAGGAGTGGCATCAACTTCTCCGGCTTTGGGAGTGAGCAGCTAGACACCAATGACGAGAATGAAGTTATCAGTGCACTAAGTTACATCTTGCCTTATTTCTCAGCAGGAAATCTAGATGCGGAATCAATATTGTTACCGTTCACTAAACTGCTTTTTGCAAATGTGCAAGATCGCGATAGGCCCCTgagtattttgaaaaacaatacaaacagCCCTTCTCTTCAACCTGCATCCAACAACTCaacttatgaaaataaattgagaaagCTATATTTGCTAGAAAAGACACTAAAtgcagaaaaacaagaaaaaatcaatgaagttaAAAGGGACGAAAAAACTGCCATGCTTATGCAGTCCAGCCTTCTAGGTAACAAATTTAAACGccaattatttgaaaagaaattagaaactgTCCAACCACAGGAAAACAGCCTGGCAAAGATTCAAAGTGTAGGCAACAACCTGCAGAGAGTGAACAGAGTCCTCACGGGCCCAAGGAGCATCCAGAAAAGGCACTTCAAAGAGGTGGGAAAGCAGAGCACCAGGAGGGAAGAGGGTGCGCAGGCATTTGTGGAGAGCGCTGCCCAAGAAAAAAGGCTCGGGAGCCCGGTCTCAAGGGAGCTGGAACAGCCTCACACAGAGCAGGGGCGTGAGAAGTTAGCGGGAAACACCGTCTACACCAAGCCTTCGTTCACCCAAGAGCGTAAGGCGGCAGTCTCCTCTGTGCTGAAACCCTTCTCCATGGGCGAGCCTTCTGCCTCCACCCCTGCAAAAGCCCTACCTGAGGTCAGAGACAGATCGAAAGACTTAACCCACgccattttcattttagaaaatgcaaaggCTAGAGTTAAAACAATGAAAGCTGCTAAACCTTCCAGAAAAAAACACCGCTTTCATAAAACTGGCTCCCGTGTGGCCCACAGAACACCCAAGGCCAAAATGATTAGGAAGTTGAGAAAGGAAGGTTATCTCGATAGACTGATGCTCGCAAACAGGCCGCTGTTGTCTGCAGCAAAGAGCCTCATAAATTCACAAGGGGCTTTTTCATCCTTAGGAGACCTGAGTCTTCAACAAAACCCTTTTCTGGAAGTATTTGCTCCTTCAGAACGTTTTATAGAAAACACTAATGTAAAAGACACAGCTGCAAGAAATGCCTTTGAAGAAAACGTTTTTATGGAAAACACTACTATGCCAGAAGGTACCATCTCTGAAAACACAACCTACAATCCTCCTCCTGAGGCAGATTCCGCTGGGACTGCGTTCAACTTAGGGCCAACTGGTAAACAAACTGAGACAAAATGGGAATACAACAACGTGGGCACTGACCTGTCCCCCGAGCCCAAAAGCTTCAATTACCCGTTGCTCTCATCCCCAGGTGATCAGTTTGAAATTCAGCTAACCGAGCAGCTACGGTCACTCATCCCCAGCGAGGATGTGAGAAGGTTCATTTCTCATGTTATCTGGACCTTGAAGACGGACTGCTCTGACACCCATGTGCAACTGACCTGTGCCAAGCTCATCTCCAGGACAGGCCTCCTGATGAAGCTTCTCAGTGAGCAGCAGGAAGTAAAGGCGTCCAAGGCAGAATGGGATACGGAACAGTGGAAAACTGAGAACTATATTAATGAGAGCATGGAAGCCCAGAGTGAACAGAAAGAGCAGAGGTTGAGTGAG ctcACAAAAGAAGTTCCAGGATATGGCTATAACAACAAACTGATCTTGGCAATATGTGTGACTGTAACACTGATTATTTTGATTACAATTTTCTGCCTCATTGAG ATTCATTCAAAGAAGAGAAGGGCATCAAaggaagataacttgagcccaagCTAA